TTATATAGCGTTGTGCGATTGATGCCGAGTTGATCGGCAGTTTCGTTACGATTCCAGCCGTTTGATTCCAGCACTTCGCGAATGATCTGACGCTCTGGTCCTTCGAGCGCTTCCTTGAGTGTGGTGCCGGTGCGACGCGAGACACTCACCGGTGCCCCCGATGCAATCGAAGCAGGCATATCGTCCGGCGTAATTTCTTCGTTCTTACTGAGCAGCACGGCTCGCTCGACCACGTTTTGCAGTTCACGCACGTTGCCCGGCCAGCGGTAACGCTGCATCGCCGCAATGGCTTCCGCCGAGAAACCCTGCACGCGGCGACCGGTGTCTTGGCAAACTTCGGCCAGGAAGTGATCCGCCAAACGCGGAATGTCGGAGATTCGCTCGCGAAGTGGAGGAAGCTCGAGATTAATGACGTTCACACGGTAATAAAGGTCTTGGCGGAAGTCGCCCCGTTCGACCGAGTTGGCCAGGTCTTCGTTGGTGGCCAGCACCACCCGCGTATCGACTGTTTCGGTCTCGGTGCTTCCGACCGGCTCGAACTGAAGCTCCTGCAGAACGCGAAGTAGCTTCACTTGCATGGCCAACGGTGCGGTACCGATTTCGTCGAGGAAGATCGTGCCTTTATCCGCGGCTTTGAACTTACCGACTTTGTTTCCGGTTGCTCCAGTGAACGAACCAGCAACGTGACCAAATAGTTCGCTTTCGAGCAGTGCTTCCGGAAGCGCGCCACAAGCCACTTCAATGAACGGTTGGTCGCGACGATTGCTGCGACGATGGATTGCACGAGCCAAGAGCGACTTACCCGTTCCGCTCTCACCGGTAATCAAAACCGTTGCTCGCGTGTCCGCAACACTGTCCACCATGTCGAAAATGCGCAACATTCGGTGGTCGTGGCCAATAATATTTTCGAGGCCAAATCGCAGATCGAGCTGCTGCTTTAATTGTTGGTTTTCCTGCATTACCTTCCGTTGAGACAACGCACGCTCGATGGCCATTTCGAGCTCTTCGTCGATCAACGGTTTTGTCAGCAAATCGTACGCACCTGCCCTTAGCGCTTCGATCCCGGTCTCAACGGTACCATAACCGGTAATCATGATGACGGTTGTGCCAGGGCAATGGGTGTGGCAATAACGCAACACATCAAACCCGTCATCCGGGCCTAAGCGAACGTCGACCAGCGCGAGGTCGTAACGGTTGGCATCCAGCAAGGCAACTGCCTGGCCGCGATCGGCAGCGAGGTCAACGGCGTAACCGATTTCGCGCAGCCAACTTCCCATCGATTCCAATACATGGCGGTCGTCGTCGACAAGTAGCAGTTGGGCTTGATTCATAGCCAGTCAGTCCAGCAGATGCTCAGGTTTAATATCACACAACTTGGGGGAGCGGATTTAAGATGCACAAACAACGCATGCACTTCGTTCCCACAGGTTTATCTAGGTCACGTATTTACCCAAGTCAACGTAGTGTGGCATTTCTAGGACACCTCTTCAGCAGGGCACACACCCTACCACTGCGGTAACCCGCAGCTTCGGTTTGGCGGCAGAATTCCCCTTAGTTTGGTTTAAAACCTGCAGAATTACTCCGTGTAGCGGGTGCGGAACAACGCAAAAAGAGCGGCGATTCGGGGCACCGCACTGGAAAACCTTCTTGAGACAGTTAATATGTCGAGTAAGCGATTAACGATGACGCAAAGTTATCGCCGATAGGCAGTTAGAGAGATTACCCACATTTTGGAAAAATGATGGGGGTCTCGATAGGGTAGGGGGATGCTGCTTAGGCACGCTTTTAACAACATCCATGCCTGATTCAA
The genomic region above belongs to Blastopirellula marina and contains:
- a CDS encoding sigma-54-dependent transcriptional regulator; protein product: MNQAQLLLVDDDRHVLESMGSWLREIGYAVDLAADRGQAVALLDANRYDLALVDVRLGPDDGFDVLRYCHTHCPGTTVIMITGYGTVETGIEALRAGAYDLLTKPLIDEELEMAIERALSQRKVMQENQQLKQQLDLRFGLENIIGHDHRMLRIFDMVDSVADTRATVLITGESGTGKSLLARAIHRRSNRRDQPFIEVACGALPEALLESELFGHVAGSFTGATGNKVGKFKAADKGTIFLDEIGTAPLAMQVKLLRVLQELQFEPVGSTETETVDTRVVLATNEDLANSVERGDFRQDLYYRVNVINLELPPLRERISDIPRLADHFLAEVCQDTGRRVQGFSAEAIAAMQRYRWPGNVRELQNVVERAVLLSKNEEITPDDMPASIASGAPVSVSRRTGTTLKEALEGPERQIIREVLESNGWNRNETADQLGINRTTLYKKMKRLGLEEVAGHHQAT